In Lysobacter firmicutimachus, one genomic interval encodes:
- the aceE gene encoding pyruvate dehydrogenase (acetyl-transferring), homodimeric type, translated as MNQPLASSLHDLLQNDPDPIETQEWVESVQAVIARDGAERAHQLLEGMVEVTRRAGAHLPFQPTTEYINTIPPHLEAKSPGDAAMEWRIRSLIRWNAMAMVVRANRKPGDLGGHIASFASAATLYDVGFNHFWRAPSADHPGDLIGIQGHSSPGIYARSFLEGRISESQIDNFRMEVDGRGVSSYPHPWLMPDYWQIPTVSMGLGPISAIYQARNWKYLEGRGLLPKSDRKVWAFLGDGETDEPESLGAISVAGREGLDNLIFVINCNLQRLDGPVRGNGKIIQELEGQFRGAGWNVIKTIWGSYWDPLLARDTTGKLRQLMMETVDGEYQNCKAFGGKYTRDNFFGKYPETAALVANLSDDDIWRLNRGGHDPHKVYAAYFDAVNTKGMPTVILAKTVKGYGMGASGESLNPTHGTKKMDDEAVRLFRDRFNIPVTDDQLKDGAVPFYHPGEKSPEVEYMHERRKALGGYLPQRRRKASTSLEVPKLEAFDRLLKSTGEREISTTMSFVQALNIALRDKQVGPRLVPIVADEARTFGMEGLFRQLGIYAPHGQKYKPVDRDQLMYYREDVTGQVLEEGITEAGAFASWLAAATSYSTNDLQMLPLYIYYSMFGFQRIGDSAWQAADMRARGFLLGATAGRTTLNGEGLQHEDGHSMVQAGLIPNCRSYDPTFSYEVVTLLQHGMQRMLTEQRDEYWYLTLMNENYPHPDMPEGSADGIIKGMYLLKDAGKPKKGELRVQLMGSGTILREAIAAAELLDKDFGVTADIWSCPSFNELAREAIDAERWNRVNPEAKTPRKPYITELLEGRQGPAIAATDYIRMYPEQVRAYVPMRYTVLGTDGFGRSDTRANLRRHFEVDRYYIAHAAIAALAAEGKMTGKDVARAIKQYKIDVEKPNPLGV; from the coding sequence TGGAATGGCGGATCCGCTCGCTGATCCGCTGGAACGCCATGGCCATGGTCGTGCGCGCCAACCGCAAGCCCGGCGACCTCGGCGGCCACATCGCCAGCTTCGCCTCCGCGGCCACCCTGTACGACGTCGGCTTCAACCACTTCTGGCGCGCGCCCTCGGCCGACCACCCCGGCGACCTGATCGGCATCCAGGGCCACAGCTCGCCCGGCATCTACGCCCGCTCCTTCCTCGAAGGCCGCATCAGCGAATCGCAGATCGACAACTTCCGCATGGAAGTCGACGGCCGCGGCGTCAGCTCCTACCCGCACCCCTGGCTGATGCCCGACTACTGGCAGATCCCGACCGTGTCGATGGGCCTGGGCCCGATCAGCGCGATCTACCAGGCCCGCAACTGGAAGTACCTGGAAGGCCGCGGCCTGCTGCCCAAGTCCGACCGCAAGGTCTGGGCCTTCCTCGGCGACGGCGAAACCGACGAGCCCGAATCCCTCGGCGCGATCTCGGTCGCCGGCCGCGAAGGCCTGGACAACCTGATCTTCGTCATCAACTGCAACCTGCAGCGCCTGGACGGCCCGGTGCGCGGCAACGGCAAGATCATCCAGGAGCTGGAAGGCCAGTTCCGCGGCGCCGGCTGGAACGTCATCAAGACCATCTGGGGCAGCTACTGGGACCCGCTGCTGGCCCGCGACACCACCGGCAAGCTGCGCCAGCTGATGATGGAAACCGTCGACGGCGAATACCAGAACTGCAAGGCCTTCGGCGGCAAGTACACCCGCGACAATTTCTTCGGCAAGTACCCGGAGACCGCCGCGCTGGTCGCCAACCTGTCCGACGACGACATCTGGCGCCTCAACCGCGGCGGCCACGACCCGCACAAGGTCTACGCCGCCTACTTTGATGCGGTGAACACCAAGGGCATGCCGACCGTGATCCTGGCCAAGACGGTCAAGGGCTACGGCATGGGCGCCTCGGGCGAGTCGCTCAACCCGACCCACGGCACCAAGAAGATGGACGACGAAGCCGTCCGCCTGTTCCGCGACCGCTTCAACATCCCGGTCACCGACGACCAGCTCAAGGACGGCGCGGTGCCGTTCTACCACCCCGGCGAGAAGTCGCCGGAAGTCGAATACATGCACGAGCGCCGCAAGGCTCTCGGCGGCTACCTGCCGCAGCGCCGGCGCAAGGCCAGCACCTCGCTGGAAGTGCCCAAGCTGGAAGCCTTCGACCGCCTGCTCAAGAGCACCGGCGAGCGCGAAATCAGCACCACCATGTCGTTCGTGCAGGCGCTGAACATTGCGTTGCGCGACAAGCAGGTCGGCCCGCGCCTGGTGCCGATCGTGGCCGACGAAGCCCGCACCTTCGGCATGGAAGGCCTGTTCCGCCAGCTCGGCATCTACGCCCCGCACGGCCAGAAGTACAAGCCGGTCGACCGCGACCAGCTGATGTACTACCGCGAAGACGTCACCGGCCAGGTGCTGGAAGAAGGCATCACCGAAGCCGGCGCGTTCGCGTCCTGGCTGGCGGCCGCCACCAGCTACAGCACCAACGACCTGCAGATGCTGCCGCTGTACATCTACTACTCGATGTTCGGCTTCCAGCGCATCGGCGACAGCGCCTGGCAGGCGGCGGACATGCGCGCGCGCGGCTTCCTGCTCGGCGCCACCGCCGGCCGCACCACGCTTAACGGCGAGGGCCTGCAGCACGAAGACGGCCACAGCATGGTCCAGGCCGGCCTGATCCCGAACTGCCGCAGCTACGACCCGACCTTCAGCTACGAAGTGGTGACCCTGCTCCAGCACGGCATGCAGCGCATGCTGACCGAGCAGCGCGACGAGTACTGGTACCTCACCCTGATGAACGAGAACTACCCGCACCCCGACATGCCGGAAGGCAGCGCGGACGGGATCATCAAGGGCATGTACCTGCTCAAGGACGCCGGCAAGCCCAAGAAGGGCGAACTGCGCGTCCAGCTGATGGGCAGCGGCACCATCCTGCGCGAAGCCATCGCCGCCGCCGAGCTGCTCGACAAGGACTTCGGCGTCACCGCCGACATCTGGTCCTGCCCCAGCTTCAACGAACTGGCCCGCGAAGCCATCGACGCCGAGCGCTGGAACCGCGTCAACCCCGAAGCCAAGACCCCGCGCAAGCCCTACATCACCGAACTGCTGGAAGGCCGCCAGGGCCCGGCCATCGCCGCGACCGACTACATCCGCATGTACCCGGAACAGGTCCGCGCCTATGTGCCGATGCGCTACACCGTGCTCGGCACCGACGGCTTCGGCCGCTCGGATACGCGCGCGAACCTGCGTAGGCACTTCGAAGTCGATCGGTACTACATCGCCCACGCCGCCATCGCGGCGCTGGCGGCGGAAGGCAAGATGACCGGGAAGGATGTGGCTCGGGCGATCAAGCAGTACAAGATCGATGTGGAGAAGCCGAATCCGCTCGGCGTCTGA
- a CDS encoding XVIPCD domain-containing protein: MADFSMSDLATSGVATQAIKESVHSQLPGRNNGPADAYRHLLLSAELTRQFGESYARAALDFHEWDGNRTGQAADTNRMDEHNNELGIALGKRLAAQPSSSWHDVVAGARELIDAAPRQAGGVQWLGEDRWQMNPMGPNDKRLPTGDPRLNWPPQWPEGPFPNPGGRDAGEPYTDEELPVKPMDRMVPPRQPEKDFLDRLRENVESVLDERYGRLHTQAEHAALAARSPGAETHSPAQPAAPDHPMLAQARVAVHRLDASLGRTPDQASECMSASLACLARQNGLSRIDHVVLSGEGRESRPGENVFVVQGRLDDPAHLRAHMRTDVAAQMPVQESVQRLHEVDRQMAAEQALQPQVQQEAQRRGIG, translated from the coding sequence ATGGCAGACTTTTCGATGAGTGATCTGGCCACCTCCGGCGTGGCCACCCAGGCGATCAAGGAATCCGTGCACTCTCAGTTGCCCGGGCGCAACAACGGCCCGGCCGATGCCTACCGCCACCTGCTGCTGTCCGCCGAGCTGACACGCCAGTTCGGCGAGTCCTACGCCCGCGCCGCGCTCGACTTCCACGAGTGGGACGGCAACCGCACCGGCCAGGCCGCCGATACCAATCGCATGGACGAGCACAACAACGAGCTCGGCATCGCCCTGGGCAAGCGCCTGGCCGCGCAACCCTCGAGCAGTTGGCACGACGTCGTCGCCGGCGCGCGCGAGCTGATCGATGCCGCGCCCCGCCAGGCCGGCGGCGTGCAATGGCTGGGCGAGGACCGCTGGCAGATGAACCCCATGGGCCCGAACGACAAACGCCTGCCTACCGGCGATCCGCGGCTCAACTGGCCGCCGCAATGGCCGGAGGGCCCGTTCCCCAACCCCGGCGGCCGCGACGCCGGCGAGCCGTACACGGACGAAGAGCTCCCGGTTAAACCGATGGACCGCATGGTGCCGCCGCGCCAGCCCGAAAAGGACTTTCTCGATCGCCTGCGCGAAAACGTCGAGAGCGTGCTCGACGAACGCTACGGCCGCTTGCACACCCAGGCCGAGCACGCCGCCTTGGCCGCGCGATCCCCCGGCGCCGAAACGCATTCCCCGGCCCAGCCGGCTGCGCCCGACCACCCGATGCTGGCCCAGGCCCGCGTCGCCGTGCACCGCCTCGACGCCAGCCTGGGCCGCACCCCGGACCAGGCCAGCGAATGCATGAGCGCCAGCCTGGCCTGCCTGGCCCGCCAGAACGGCCTGAGCCGTATCGACCACGTCGTGCTGAGCGGCGAAGGGCGCGAAAGCCGCCCCGGCGAAAACGTCTTCGTCGTCCAAGGCCGCCTCGATGACCCGGCCCACCTGCGCGCGCACATGCGCACCGACGTCGCGGCACAGATGCCTGTTCAAGAGTCGGTGCAGCGCCTGCACGAGGTCGATCGGCAGATGGCGGCCGAACAGGCCTTGCAGCCGCAGGTGCAGCAGGAGGCTCAGCGGCGGGGGATCGGCTAG